Part of the Chloroflexota bacterium genome is shown below.
TGAACTGCACCATCTCGGCAGCCATGTCCGCGTCGCGGATGCGGCTCTCGGACGCCGTCAGGTTCTCGCTCATCGTCGCCAGGTTCTCGATGGTGTGCTCGAGGCGGTTCTGGA
Proteins encoded:
- a CDS encoding flagellin, with the protein product QNRLEHTIENLATMSENLTASESRIRDADMAAEMVQFTRSNILSQAGTSILAQANQLPQGVLSLLRG